The Neoarius graeffei isolate fNeoGra1 chromosome 25, fNeoGra1.pri, whole genome shotgun sequence genome includes a region encoding these proteins:
- the nfil3 gene encoding nuclear factor interleukin-3-regulated protein yields the protein MQAIKKEPSYSGDGDLVLAMALQGTDRDLINQKLSSIPFKAKPNMCRRKREFIPEEKKDTLYWERRRKNNEAAKRSREKRRLNDMVLENKLMALGEENASLKAELLSLKLKFGLLSSAAYAQEVQKISTSTNALYQEFVPPDGIKGSYPREAEPSCLSSSCISVIKHSPHSTLSDGSDSSTMNTCRTPEIIKQEPLENSNYSRDRASPYELYRNYLNSPFPGGYSQPNPFLQLTRSSSDSPRTSDGDDGTVSKSSDGEDEQQVPKGLAPSTADQKSVIVSAVKVPDAHASALPHKLRIKARAIQIKVEAIDSDYDSSGKFSSPIDMSSRACYQMGQGSTPEYTQSSLSPLSLQVNNVQDWIQQPEYWHKDQTEAPPNGYKNRLCPDSPGPVTNKLVVDLKDGCYAISESENLYLKKGIADLSAEVASLKKLIATRQGSVIESTKSTTEHDLVSKGCYSN from the coding sequence ATGCAGGCCATAAAGAAAGAGCCGTCCTACAGTGGAGACGGTGACTTGGTCTTAGCCATGGCCCTGCAAGGCACAGACAGAGACTTGATCAATCAGAAGCTGTCCAGCATACCCTTCAAGGCCAAACCGAACATGTGTCGCAGAAAGCGGGAGTTTATCCCGGAGGAGAAGAAGGACACTTTGTACTGGGAGCGGAGACGCAAGAACAACGAGGCGGCGAAACGCTCCCGGGAGAAGCGGCGGCTCAATGACATGGTGCTCGAGAACAAGTTGATGGCGTTGGGTGAGGAGAATGCCTCACTCAAAGCTGAGCTTCTGTCcctcaagctgaagtttggtctgTTGAGCTCGGCCGCCTACGCTCAGGAGGTGCAGAAGATCTCCACGTCTACTAATGCCTTGTACCAGGAATTTGTGCCCCCTGATGGTATCAAAGGTTCCTACCCCAGAGAGGCTGAACCATCGTGCCTGAGTAGTAGCTGCATATCAGTGATCAAGCACTCACCTCACAGCACCTTATCAGACGGATCGGACTCGAGCACTATGAACACATGCAGGACGCCGGAAATCATTAAGCAAGAGCCTTTGGAGAATAGCAACTACTCCAGAGACCGAGCTAGTCCGTATGAACTGTACAGAAATTACCTGAATAGTCCTTTCCCTGGAGGCTACTCCCAGCCAAATCCATTCCTGCAGCTCACCAGGTCATCAAGTGACTCGCCCCGTACCTCTGACGGTGACGATGGGACCGTGAGCAAGTCATCAGATGGGGAAGATGAACAACAGGTCCCCAAAGGTCTGGCACCATCCACTGCTGACCAAAAAAGCGTGATTGTCTCTGCTGTAAAAGTGCCAGATGCCCATGCTTCGGCTCTGCCCCACAAGCTGCGCATCAAAGCCCGGGCCATCCAGATCAAAGTCGAGGCTATTGATTCTGACTATGACTCATCTGGGAAGTTCTCCTCGCCCATTGACATGTCTTCACGAGCATGCTACCAGATGGGACAGGGATCTACACCTGAATACACCCAGTCATCACTTAGCCCGCTCTccctgcaggtaaacaacgtccaGGACTGGATCCAACAACCTGAGTACTGGCACAAAGATCAAACAGAGGCTCCACCAAATGGCTACAAGAACAGACTTTGCCCTGATTCACCTGGGCCTGTGACTAACAAACTCGTTGTAGACCTTAAGGATGGCTGCTATGCCATCTCCGAGTCGGAGAACTTGTACTTGAAAAAAGGCATCGCTGACCTGTCGGCCGAAGTGGCCTCCCTGAAAAAGTTGATCGCAACACGGCAGGGTTCTGTTATCGAGTCCACCAAAAGCACTACTGAACATGACTTGGTATCTAAAGGATGTTACTCAAACTGA